Proteins encoded by one window of Candidatus Odinarchaeum yellowstonii:
- a CDS encoding nucleotide sugar dehydrogenase produces MKDKIAVVGLGAAGLPLAAVIASNNIDVIGVDIDAKKCELINSGVNPLPEEPGLHDLIKEYGGGKLKASTNYTDAASCNVYIIIVPLFIDENHMPDYKHLQKAVKNISEVLKRGDIVVVETTVPPYTTETLIKKWLEEGANLKLGDFYLACSPERIMTGYSLSRLKEFPKVVGGVDSESGLKAYDVYKQFIPKIKLVSSARVAEFIKIIEGCYRDVNIALANELFKIASILEVDFNEAREYANHAYCNIHLPSTGVGGHCIPYYPWFLIKEVERRGFYNYSNLLKTARVINDEMVYYWVNVILENCLKINKPLNQVKICIKGITFRKGIKSTHYSRNMKIAEILKDKGFNVYVFDEMLSKKEIESLGFNQLQPDLADLVFDSFKLEIKINARA; encoded by the coding sequence TTGAAGGATAAAATAGCGGTGGTAGGTTTAGGCGCAGCTGGTCTTCCCTTAGCGGCCGTAATCGCATCGAATAATATAGATGTTATAGGCGTAGACATAGATGCTAAAAAATGTGAACTAATAAATAGCGGCGTTAACCCGCTGCCAGAGGAACCAGGCTTACATGATCTTATTAAAGAATACGGAGGAGGAAAATTAAAAGCGTCCACCAACTATACAGACGCAGCTAGCTGCAATGTTTACATTATAATAGTCCCCTTATTCATCGACGAAAACCACATGCCAGACTACAAGCATTTACAGAAGGCTGTTAAAAATATCAGCGAGGTATTAAAGCGCGGTGACATTGTAGTTGTGGAAACCACTGTCCCGCCGTATACTACTGAAACATTAATTAAAAAATGGTTGGAGGAGGGGGCGAATCTTAAACTAGGAGACTTTTATTTGGCTTGCTCACCTGAAAGAATAATGACAGGCTACAGTCTATCCCGTCTAAAGGAGTTCCCAAAAGTTGTAGGCGGAGTTGATAGTGAGAGCGGTTTGAAAGCATACGATGTATATAAACAATTCATCCCGAAAATTAAACTAGTCTCCTCAGCTAGAGTAGCCGAGTTCATAAAAATAATTGAAGGCTGTTATAGAGATGTTAATATAGCTTTAGCTAACGAACTCTTTAAAATAGCTTCAATTCTAGAAGTAGATTTTAATGAGGCTAGGGAATACGCTAATCACGCTTACTGTAACATACACCTTCCATCTACAGGAGTAGGCGGCCACTGTATCCCTTACTACCCATGGTTCTTAATAAAAGAGGTTGAGAGAAGGGGATTCTACAATTATTCAAATCTTTTAAAAACAGCTAGAGTAATAAATGATGAAATGGTCTACTACTGGGTTAACGTTATTTTAGAAAACTGTCTTAAAATAAATAAACCCTTAAACCAAGTGAAAATCTGTATAAAAGGCATAACGTTCAGGAAAGGTATTAAAAGTACTCATTATAGTAGAAATATGAAGATCGCTGAAATACTTAAAGATAAAGGGTTTAACGTCTACGTTTTTGATGAAATGCTCTCGAAAAAAGAGATTGAAAGCTTAGGGTTCAATCAACTTCAACCAGATTTAGCGGATTTAGTATTCGACAGCTTCAAATTAGAGATAAAAATAAATGCAAGGGCTTAA
- a CDS encoding N-acetyltransferase: protein MSFKHPTAVVESDKIGAGTKIWHFAHIREGAEIGRNCVIGKSVYIDTGVKIGDGVKIQNFVSVYKGVIIENDVFIGPSVTFTNDLFPRAYIWDESRLTPTLVKKGASIGANSTVICGITIGEYALIGAGSVVAKDVPAFGLAYGNPARLKGYVCYCGRKLVKVCEKKADKTIYSCSYCGSKVEIKNY from the coding sequence ATAAGCTTCAAACATCCAACAGCCGTTGTTGAAAGCGATAAAATAGGAGCTGGGACTAAGATATGGCACTTCGCTCATATACGGGAAGGAGCTGAGATCGGCCGAAACTGCGTTATAGGTAAATCAGTATATATTGATACTGGTGTAAAAATAGGAGACGGGGTTAAAATCCAAAACTTCGTGTCAGTTTATAAAGGTGTTATAATCGAAAACGACGTCTTCATAGGACCCTCTGTCACCTTTACCAACGACTTGTTCCCCCGTGCCTATATATGGGATGAGAGTCGCCTCACTCCAACCCTTGTTAAAAAAGGCGCCAGCATAGGCGCTAACTCTACTGTTATCTGTGGTATAACTATCGGAGAATACGCTCTTATAGGCGCCGGCAGCGTAGTAGCCAAGGATGTTCCAGCTTTCGGATTAGCTTATGGGAACCCTGCTCGACTTAAAGGCTACGTATGCTACTGTGGTAGAAAATTAGTTAAAGTATGTGAGAAGAAAGCTGATAAAACAATTTACTCTTGCTCTTATTGTGGTAGTAAAGTTGAGATAAAAAATTATTAA
- a CDS encoding Gfo/Idh/MocA family oxidoreductase, translated as MNIGVIGVGNMGRNHLRVYSELRWVDRVYYYDSDPVKLTQISGKFEDCTPCESMQELLKKVDAVSVCVPTEKHFEVVKVCLEQGVNVLVEKPVVANLKEGEELLKIHSKSELILGVGHIERFNPIIREATKLLDNPRYVEIKRHNPASARVTTSSVIDDLMIHDIDIVWNIFFNGRANYEIHPYGDYNFCMVVAVFDKNIVFLSASRLSPRKIRTIYIEGDGFSVEGNFMDQEVYVYKKPSKYSVEDDKYIQENVIEKVLINKIEPLKEELKQFVTSVKTGKPFPVTLEQALLNLKIVEVIKNKLQTSNSRC; from the coding sequence ATGAATATAGGTGTTATAGGCGTCGGTAACATGGGTCGGAACCATCTCCGCGTCTACTCTGAATTAAGATGGGTTGATAGAGTATACTATTACGACTCTGATCCTGTGAAACTCACTCAAATATCAGGTAAATTCGAAGATTGCACACCGTGCGAATCTATGCAAGAATTACTGAAGAAAGTTGACGCCGTAAGCGTCTGTGTTCCCACAGAGAAACATTTCGAAGTAGTTAAAGTTTGCTTAGAGCAAGGCGTGAACGTGTTAGTGGAGAAACCGGTTGTAGCTAATTTAAAAGAGGGTGAAGAATTGTTAAAAATTCATAGTAAAAGCGAGCTCATCTTAGGGGTAGGTCATATAGAAAGATTTAACCCGATTATCCGAGAGGCTACTAAACTTTTAGATAACCCGAGATATGTCGAGATTAAAAGACATAACCCCGCTTCAGCGAGAGTTACAACTTCATCAGTTATAGATGATTTAATGATTCATGACATAGATATTGTTTGGAATATTTTCTTTAATGGGAGAGCTAACTATGAAATTCATCCCTACGGTGATTACAATTTCTGCATGGTTGTAGCGGTCTTCGATAAAAACATTGTATTTTTATCAGCTAGTCGTCTTTCACCTAGAAAAATCAGGACAATATATATTGAAGGAGACGGTTTCTCTGTAGAGGGTAACTTCATGGATCAGGAAGTTTACGTTTACAAGAAGCCTTCTAAGTATTCTGTTGAAGACGATAAATATATTCAGGAAAATGTTATAGAGAAAGTTTTAATCAATAAAATTGAGCCCTTAAAAGAAGAGCTAAAACAGTTCGTAACATCCGTGAAAACCGGTAAACCTTTTCCCGTAACTCTTGAGCAAGCATTACTTAACTTGAAAATCGTTGAGGTGATAAAAAATAAGCTTCAAACATCCAACAGCCGTTGTTGA